In the Oncorhynchus tshawytscha isolate Ot180627B linkage group LG17, Otsh_v2.0, whole genome shotgun sequence genome, one interval contains:
- the alg8 gene encoding probable dolichyl pyrophosphate Glc1Man9GlcNAc2 alpha-1,3-glucosyltransferase isoform X2, with protein sequence MLVVQNLIYTSPATILFQRLSVIVTDIVFIYAVKECCRSVREEKGSKDLLGHPFFILAALLLWNFGLLIVDHIHFQYNGFLFGILLLSVARHLQGRHLEGALLFTVLLNLKHIYLYIAPAYGIFLLRSYCFTKDNTDGSVRWSSFSPVRLVALGSIVISVGALSFGPFIAMGQLPQVLSRLFPFKRGLCHAYWAPNVWALYNMVDKALSVLGVRLKLLDVAKLPKASMTGGLVQEFQHSILPSVSPSITLICTLLSIMPAVLSIWCRPRGARGFLRCLVVCALGSFMFGWHVHEKAILMAILPFSILAVESREDAGIFLMLTTTGHYSLFPLLFTAAELPIKVLLMLLFTLYSFTSLKKLFRGSLLNPLETTYLLGLVAVEILCEVVYPLSPWQHTLPFVPLLVTSVYCSLGVSYSFIRLYVSLLRQHGTDKHKQL encoded by the exons ATGCTGGTGGTGCAGAATCTCATCTACACCAGTCCTGCTACCATCCTTTTCCAGAGGCTCTCTGTCATCGTGACGGACATAGTCTTCATTTACGCTGTCAAAGA aTGCTGTAGAAGTGTGAGAGAAGAAAAGGGTTCCAAGGACCTCCTGGGGCATCCATTTTTCATCCTGGCAGCTCTGCTTTTGTGGAACTTTGGCCTCCTCATCGTTGACC ACATTCATTTCCAGTACAATGGATTCCTGTTTGGAATACTACTGCTATCAGTGGCAAGACATTTACAG GGCAGACACCTGGAGGGGGCGTTGCTCTTCACTGTTCTCCTGAACCTGAAACACATCTACCTGTACATTGCTCCTGCCTACGGGATCTTCCTGCTGCGGAGTTACTGCTTCACCAAGGACAACACAG ATGGCTCTGTGAGATGGAGCAGTTTCAGTCCTGTTCGTCTGGTAGCTCTGGGATCTATCGTGATCTCTGTCGGCGCCCTGTCCTTTGGTCCGTTCATTGCTATG GGCCAGCTCCCCCAGGTCCTTTCCAGACTCTTCCCCTTTAAGAGGGGCCTGTGCCACGCCTACTGGGCCCCTAACGTCTGGGCCCTCTACAACATGGTGGATAAAGCTCTGTCTGTGCTGG GTGTGCGTCTGAAGCTGTTGGATGTGGCAAAGCTTCCCAAAGCCTCAATGACTGGTGGATTGGTGCAGGAGTTCCAgcactccatcctcccctccgtctctccctccatcacactCATCTGCACTCTGCTCTCCATAATG CCTGCAGTGTTGAGTATCTGGTGTCGTCCGCGTGGTGCCCGGGGGTTCCTGCGCTGCCTGGTGGTCTGTGCCCTGGGCTCCTTCATGTTCGGCTGGCATGTCCACGAGAAGGCCATCCTCATGGCCATACTGCCCTTCAG CATACTAGCAGTTGAGAGCAGAGAGGATGCTGGGATCTTCCTGATGCTGACCACCACGGGGCATTACTCTCTGTTTCCACTTCTCTTCACTGCAGCAG AGCTGCCCATTAAAGTCCTGCTGATGCTGCTGTTCACGCTCTACAGCTTCACCTCCTTAAAGAAACTGTTCAG GGGTTCCCTCCTTAACCCTCTGGAAACCACCTACCTCCTGGGCCTGGTTGCCGTAGAGATCCTCTGTGAGGTTGTTTACCCTCTGTCGCCGTGGCAGCATACCCTGCCCTTCGTGCCCCTGCTGGTGACATCAGTGTACTGCTCTCTGGGAGTCTCTTACTCCTTCATACGCCTCTACGTCTCTCTATTGAGGCAGCACGggacagacaaacacaaacaactatga